A genomic segment from Glycine soja cultivar W05 chromosome 18, ASM419377v2, whole genome shotgun sequence encodes:
- the LOC114394533 gene encoding uncharacterized protein LOC114394533 — protein MDEQIMSSPNILVQCRICHDEDEESNMDTPCSCCGTLKYAHKKCVQRWCNEKGDTICEICQRQLKPGYTAPPLPPLLHYGGSPINFGWNWEISRRDFQNHQFIAMFNANREFLDLDFAYSSAPSTRSLIFFRIIAIIFIVLLLLRHTLPIIFILSGARAYSLAVFMLVVLRIIGMIVPVYIMVKAIIAMQQFQYQTLDIQHSPMQAHEENEIGQSQLRVIHIQ, from the exons ATGGATGAGCAAATTATGTCATCTCCTAATATATTGGTACAGTGTCGAATATGCCACGATGAGGATGAAGAGTCCAACATGGACACACCTTGTTCTTGTTGTGGCACATTGAAG TATGCACACAAAAAATGTGTTCAAAGATGGTGCAACGAGAAGGGTGATACTATATGTGAAATTTGCCAGCGG CAACTCAAGCCCGGCTATACTGCACCTCCATTGCCTCCTCTATTACATTATGGTGGTTCTCCAATAAATTTTGG ATGGAACTGGGAGATTTCAAGAAGGGATTTTCAAAACCACCAGTTCATAGCGATGTTTAATGCTAATCGTGAATTCCTAGACCTTGACTTTGCATATTCATCAGCACCTTCTACAAGAAGCTTGATATTTTTCCGCATTATTGCCATTATT TttattgttcttcttcttttacGCCATACACTTCCAATCATATTTATACTCAGTGGAGCAAGAGCATATTCATTGGCTGTGTTTATG CTAGTAGTGTTGAGAATCATTGGAATGATTGTACCAGTATATATAATGGTTAAAGCTATTATTGCAATGCAACAGTTTCAATATCAG ACACTCGATATTCAGCATTCCCCTATGCAAGCACACGAGGAAAATGAAATAGGACAATCTCAGTTGCGTGTCATTCATATTCAGTGA